The Coffea arabica cultivar ET-39 chromosome 4e, Coffea Arabica ET-39 HiFi, whole genome shotgun sequence genome includes a window with the following:
- the LOC113742161 gene encoding ABC transporter G family member 11-like, translated as MRSSAADDVMMEIEASKPQGNGLVVGGLSPLSETLWKEKTNTEFVGDVSARLTWKDLTVMVTLGNGETQNVLEGLTGYAEPGSFTALMGPSGSGKSTLLDALSGRLAANAFLSGTILLNGRRAKLSFGTAAYVTQDDNLIGTLTVRETISYSARLRLPDKMPWTEKRALIESTIVEMGLQDCADTVIGNWHLRGISGGEKRRVSIALEILMRPRLLFLDEPTSGLDSASAFFVTQTLRGLSRDGRTVIASIHQPSSEVFELFDRLYLLSGGKTVYFGQTSEAYEFFAQAGFPCPTLRNPSDHFLRCINSDFDKVKATLKGSMKMRFESNDDPLEKITTAEAIRTLIDCYRRSQYCYIAKEKVEEMSKIKGTVLDSGGSQASFLMQAFTLTKRSFLNMSRDFGYYWLRLAIYIVVTICIGTIYLNVGTSYSSILARGACASFVFGFVTFMSIGGFPSFVEDMKVFQRERLNGHYGVTAFVISNTLSAMPFLILITFISGTICYFMVRLHPGFSHYLFFVLCLYASVTVVESLMMAIASIVPNFLMGIITGAGIQGIFMLVSGYFRLPNDIPKPVWRYPMTYISFHFWALQGQYQNDLKGLIFDNQTPDMPKISGEYILEYVFQIDTNRSKWVDLSVIFSMIIIYRIIFFIMIKINEDVTPWIRGYVARRRMLQKNGNQNTTVAPYGLTQSPSLRAYVMDHGSGTSKK; from the exons ATGAGGAGCTCTGCTGCAGATGATGTGATGATGGAGATAGAGGCAAGCAAGCCACAAGGGAATGGACTTGTGGTGGGAGGTTTGAGCCCTTTGAGTGAGACACTGTGGAAGGAGAAAACCAATACAGAATTTGTTGGGGATGTTTCTGCAAGATTGACTTGGAAAGATCTGACAGTAATGGTTACACTGGGGAATGGGGAGACTCAAAATGTTTTGGAAGGACTTACTGGTTATGCTGAGCCAGGTAGCTTCACTGCCCTTATGGGTCCTTCTGGTTCTGGCAAATCTACCCTGCTTGATGCCCTCTCTGGTCGCCTTGCTGCCAATGCTTTCCTGTCTGGAACTATCCTACTCAATGGTCGTAGagcaaagctctcttttggTACAGCT GCGTATGTGACACAAGATGACAACTTGATTGGTACTCTGACTGTTCGGGAAACAATATCTTATTCTGCTAGGCTGCGGCTCCCAGATAAGATGCCGTGGACTGAGAAGCGAGCATTGATAGAGAGCACCATAGTCGAAATGGGCCTCCAAGATTGTGCCGATACAGTTATTGGAAATTGGCACTTGCGTGGAATCAGTGGTGGAGAAAAGAGGAGGGTAAGCATTGCCCTTGAGATCCTGATGAGGCCTAGATTGCTTTTCTTAGATGAGCCAACAAGTGGACTTGACAG TGCTTCAGCTTTCTTCGTAACTCAGACCTTACGCGGTCTATCTAGAGATGGAAGGACTGTAATAGCCTCTATTCACCAGCCAAGCAGCGAAGTTTTTGAGCTTTTTGATAGATTGTACTTGCTTTCTGGAGGGAAGACAGTTTACTTTGGGCAGACTTCAGAAGCCTATGAG TTTTTTGCGCAAGCTGGCTTTCCATGTCCTACTCTGAGAAATCCATCAGACCACTTCCTTAGATGCATAAATTCAGATTTTGACAAAGTTAAGGCAACTCTCAAGGGATCCATGAAGATGAGG TTTGAAAGCAATGATGATCCTCTCGAGAAAATAACAACTGCTGAAGCAATAAGGACCCTCATTGATTGCTATCGTAGATCTCAATATTGCTACATTGCAAAAGAAAAAGTTGAGGAAATGTCCAAAATA AAAGGAACTGTATTGGATTCAGGAGGCAGTCAGGCTAGTTTCTTGATGCAGGCTTTTACCCTAACCAAGCGGTCTTTTTTGAATATGTCAAGAGATTTTGGTTATTACTGGCTGAGGTTAGCAATTTACATTGTTGTAACCATCTGCATTGGAACCATCTACTTAAATGTGGGGACGAGCTACAGTTCGATCTTG GCAAGGGGTGCTTGTGCTTCTTTTGTCTTTGGCTTCGTGACATTCATGTCAATTGGTGGTTTTCCTTCATTTGTAGAAGATATGAAG GTCTTCCAAAGAGAAAGGTTAAATGGACATTATGGTGTAACTGCATTTGTCATCAGCAACACACTATCTGCCATGCCATTTCTGATATTGATCACTTTCATTTCTGGGACTATCTGCTACTTCATGGTCCGTCTTCATCCTGGATTCTCACATTACCTGTTCTTCGTGTTGTGCCTTTATGCAAGTGTCACTGTTGTTGAGAGCCTGATGATGGCTATAGCAAGCATTGTCCCTAACTTCCTCATGGGTATCATCACTGGTGCTGGTATTCAG GGGATATTTATGCTAGTATCTGGCTACTTCAGACTCCCAAATGACATCCCCAAGCCAGTGTGGCGCTATCCAATGACTTACATCAGTTTTCACTTCTGGGCACTACAG GGTCAATACCAGAATGATTTGAAGGGCCTGATATTTGACAACCAGACCCCGGACATGCCCAAAATTTCTGGAGAATACATTCTGGAATATGTCTTCCAGATTGAcacaaacaggtcaaaatgggtGGATCTCAGTGTTATCTTCAGTATGATTATTATCTACCGCATTATCTTCTTCATCATGATAAAGATTAACGAGGATGTTACCCCTTGGATCCGCGGTTACGTGGCAAGGAGAAGAATGCTGCAGAAGAATGGAAATCAGAATACAACTGTTGCACCTTATGGCCTCACTCAATCCCCATCCTTGAGGGCATATGTGATGGATCATGGGAGTGGTACTAGCAAGAAGTAG